The nucleotide window TAATGTAAGACCTCCACCACACTACCCATCTGCCTCCACCTGTTTCCATCCCCCTGCTCATTCAAGACCCCTCATCTTGCACCCACCCAATACCCATACATTCCTTAGAATAAGTTACTATAAGTCCCCTTGGCTCTGTGAGGAGTACCAATCTAGCCCTAAAGAATCCTGCTCCCTAGACTTTCCACTCCCCTGCTTTGGGGGGATCTTCATTCCCATTCCTCTCAGCTTTTGTGCACCTTTCCCCAGTTCCTCATTCCAGAGGATGACACCACATATGCCTGCACCTTTCTCCCGCTCCCTATTGTCAGCAAGAAGCATCACATCTACAAGGTATGTGAACCAAATGATGAAGTCTGCCAAGGCAGGCACTGGAGCAAAGTGATGGGCATGTTGGAGTCTGAAAGTTCAAAAGGTTGCTGTGAGGAGAAAACAGGGAAGGAGATGTGGGGGAGGACCAGGTAGATTTTTGTAGGGTTGGAAGCCACAAAATTTTCTAGGCCAAAACTATTACTGCCAACgctattttatttatgtggatGAGACAGAGGATAGTAATTAATAAGTTTTTGAAAAGAACAATTTCAAGTCCCATCATGACCCAGAATTGTTCTCTTTTAGCAATGGGATGGTCAAAGCAAGGAAGTGTTGTGGCCATGCAGTCAGGAAGTAAGAAAATTCAAGCCAGAATGAACACAAACTCATTCATCTAATTtgtatttgaatgtttttaatttagGTCAAGTACAAGAAAGTAATTTTATAAGTTTCACAATATAGGGGGCCATTTTcaaaaaaatagatttcaaagggtgtgaatacatacatgcaaattGTGAATTGACTGAGGTCACTAAAGAAAGTCAGAACCCTTGGGATGCCTCTGGGGACTTAGTACTGTGAGCTGTGCTCCTAAGAAATCAATTTAAAGAGATGGAAGTTGAGAGAAGAGTCCAGTAGAGTTTAGGAAAGATGATATATTTCAGGGAGAGACAAATAAGAAGAAACTCAGAGCAGTGGAGAATGGCATAGCttgggaggggtggaggagggatggggagaatAAGAATTTGACAGAAAATCTTGACTATcgtctcccttcccttctctgttcaGTTTGAGCCCATGCTGGTGGAACGCAATGAGACAATGGTGCATCACATCCTTGTATATGCATGTGGCAATGCTAGTGTGCTCCCTGCAGGCATTGGTGAATGCTACGGGTCAGATCCTGCCTTCTCCCTCTGTTCCCATGTCATCGCCGGATGGGCTGTTGGGGGCCTTGTGAGTCCTGAGATGGAGGCATTTTGTGACAAAGGGGTGCATGCTGTTAGGCAATGGGCTATGGGAGACCTGGCGGCATAGAAGTTCTGAAAGAAAGATTAGAAAACCAGGGAAAAGCCAGAGATTGGATCCAAGCATCTTGTCTCTAGCTTTTCAAACATCACCGCCATGTTTTTCCTCTCTCCACAGAGTTATCAGTTTCCAGATGATGTAGGCATCTCTATTGGAACCCCCTTGGACCCTCAGTGGATTCGACTGGAGGTTCACTACAGCAATTTCCAGAACCTTCCTGGTAAGTATCCAAGGGACTTATGGGAAGGCAACTGGTAGAGTCGATTGGTTTTTCTGAGTATGGGGGACATGGGGCATACATGTTGGATCCTTTTAGTAACAGCCTATTCCAGCTTTCCTGAACATTGTGACCTACTCCCACCCTCTGAGGAGAGTATTTCTTTCTACTCTAGGTATATATGACACCTCGGGGATACGGTTGTACTACACCTCACACCTTCGCAAATATGACATGGGAGTCCTCCAGCTGGGCATCTCGGTTTTCCCTATTCACTTTATACCCCCGGGTGCTGAGGCTTTCTTGTCCTATGGGCTATGCAAGACAGAGAAGTTTGAAGAGGTGAAGCTGAGAGATGTGCATTCTTTGAGGTTCCTTGTTCTCCAGCAGAGTTCTGGTCTAATCACTAAACTCACAAGCCTGAGCCACTGATTTGAAGAATGATTGAAGCCTGGTGCTCGGAAAGAAAGTGACCAGCAGAAATTATGCAAGAGAGGAATGAATCGGGGCTTTAGAGGCGATAAAGGACAGAGTGGTTCAGTGGAGATAGGGGAGTGAGTGGGAACATCTAGAAAGGGGGTGGACAGAACATAATGGATAGAAGGCAGGGAAAGGGCctagaaatgctgtcttctgggcatgacagaGTCAATGCAGTCATGCCTTCAGAGCAGCAGTGGCTGCCTGCAATGAGCCAGCTCAAGACTGGTCCTATCATCTGTCAGCCATGGATCAGGGCTTATGGGGTGGGTCCTACCTTTCCCTGCTAAACTATTGACTACTGGTGGGTTATCAGAGAAAGACAGTCATTATGTATTCACTGAAGACCCCAGCTGGATCCAACAGATAGTCCCAACCCCATGATCACACAGGTGATCCTGGTTAAACTCAATGAgtaccccacaaaaaaaaaaaaaaaaaatcaaagttctgACTATGAGATGGGGACTTGTAGGGAAGAGGGTGTGAATTAGGGTTAGCAAAGAGATTAGAATGGGGAATATAGTTATCAGAATACACTTCatacatgaaattgtcaaagaaaaaaatcaataaaatttaaacacaaaaaatTAAGAGAGCAACTCTCAATCAGACCAAGAAGATGGTATCAAgcatgaggaaaagaaaactaaagctaAAGGTCATAGTTCTTGATCAATCCAGTatgctttctctgtgttacagaTGAACGGGGCCCCAGTATCTGACATATATGTGTATGGCTACCTGATCCATACCCACTTAGCTGGGCGCTCCTTGCAAGCTGTGCAATACAGGTAACAGAAAAACTAAAACCTTTCTCTTCTGTGTATAGGAATAGCTACAGATTCTGCATGATATTATATCTAGTTGAGAATGAGTAGCTGGACTAGAGATGAGTGGAAGAGGCTGTGGAAGAAGACTCTTCTGTGTTTATTTCATGGGCTGTTTGCATTCACAGAACAAACCTGCATATTGCATCTTTATTGGTTGGGCCTCACTGCTTCATCTTCTCATTTCTgcctttctgctcttctctccctctAGAAATGGAACCCAACTCCAAGTAATATGCAAAGATTACTCTTATGACTTCAATCTGCAAGAGACTCGAGACTTACCTCGTCCTGCAGTGATCAAGCCGGTGGGAACCTCAGAGGGGGCAGTGGCTGGAGCAAAGGGGAGAGCAGGATCATAGCTCATTGTTAGCCCAGAAAATTCTAAGACTGTACAAGTTCCTCTTTGACTTACCCTTGGCTCTCATGTCTCCCTGTGAATAGGGGGATGAGCTGCTGATAGAATGTAACTACCAGACACTAGATCGTGACGCCATGACTTTTGTAAGTGTCTTTTTCCACAATGATGTCAATGACTATAGCCCTAGAATAGAGCTGCATCCTGGATTTAACTATCTAATAACTGATTGTTCCAGCTTATGCCTTCTTCTCTTTTGTGAGACTTTTCATGTTCTTACACTTCCATGCATCCAAGATAGGGAGAGATTCCCTACACTTTCTGCCAATGACCCACTAAGACCATGAAAGGATGTGTTATGGAGGAATTTGAGGCTGGGAAGAGGTCTTGAAGCACAGAAGATGCTGTCCTGCCTACAACTATCAGACAACAGGGTCAAACTGTCAAATTATTTGCCAGTTCAATAAGAGAAGGGAATAGATTGGGATTTGTTTTATGTAATCAACTAACTTTTTATCAAATAAATTATCATCAAAAGACAGTAAAATGCTACTGGAGTTCATTGACTAGGCAGATGAGAGAATACAAGATACATATTATAGTATACCATACTATATTacattatgttatattatattaattatattatataaacagATGATATGGAGCTGTAGAGAGATAGATTGCAATACAGGCAGGTGAATGTCTGACACTAAGTGCAAAGCGGAGAGTCTACCCCAAaccaggatggggtggggggtgtagcAGTGGAGATGTAGAGAACAAGGAAGATATGTGGAGTGTTTTCTAGAAACAATATTAATACTTGCTCCATGACTGgaaatagaagaaaggaaaggaagggatgtGGTACGGCACAAAGAGCTGAACTCTTACGTTTGGGAAGAGAAGGAGCTCTCTGGAAGAGTGACAACCTTTACAATTTGTTGCTTGCCTTTTCCCTCTCTGCATGCTTTTGTGTCCTTGTCTCTCCCTCTTTCACCTTCTCCAGGGAGGTGCCAGCACCATTAATGAGATGTGCCTCGTCTTCTTCTTCTACTATCCCAGAATTAACATCTCCAGTTGCCTGGGATACCCAGACATTATCTATGTGACCAATGAGTTGGGGGAGGAAGCATCCGAGTAAGTCATTCTAGAAGCTAAAACCCACAAGAATGGAAAGAGACCTTGAAAGGACCTGGGAAAGGAGCAAAAGGAGTCTCACTCATTCCTCCTGGGCTGGTGAGCTAGGAGCCCTCAGTGGGTGGCCTACTTACCCCCTGCAAATCCTCACCCTTGCTCCTTTTAGTGTTAGTTCAAAAAGCTCTGAACACAAGAGTTTTGGtggggctccaggagtccagttggtgagaaagaggagggatcgtatgagcgagaattgttgagaccaaaattggaaaaagcacagggacaaatagccaaactaatagaaacacatgaactatgaaccaaaagctgaggagcccccagctggatcaggccctctggataagtgagacaattgagtagcttgaactgtttgggaggcatccaggcattgggaccaggacctgtccttagtgcatgagctggctgtttggaaccttgggcttacacagggacactttgctcagccttggaggaggagactggacctgcctggactgaatctaccaggttgagctgaatccccaggggagtctttgcccttgaggagatggaaatgtggggtgggctggggggaaggcaggggtgggaggggggaggacaggggaacccatggctgatatgtaaaattaaattaaattataaaatttaaaaaaatagaaatgctgtcaaaaaaaaaaaaaaagaaagaaagaaagcttctGTGTCAGTAAGGGCATTCAGAGGAACAGATGATAACTGACCCTTGAAAGTCAGCTCCCTTATGTACAAATTCCTATCTTTCCAGCTGCACTTGAAAACTCTTACACTCATGTCCCACCCTTTAAGTAAGTTCCAACTCTTATAGACTCTaataaaaggcaggaaaaaaatctttcttaacAGATGTGCGTACAATTTCAGGGTAATTGCAGGTTCTCTGAAGTCAACCCAACCCACCTTTCAGACCCTATGTCATCTACATGAAGATCCATATCCATAAAGAACAACCTCTTTTCAACATCCTAAGTTCTCTCTGATATGCTTCTCCTACCAAACTCACTAAGAATGACAGCTTAGTTCTACAACATTCCATGTAGTTTATACCAGCATGGAGTACATGCTAGCAAAAACAAAGGTGCTTTTCAACCTATTTTGTGAGAGGGGCAAGTCAATGCTGATTACTGCCATGTCCCTGCCCTAACTCTATTATTCACAGGAATCCCATGGAGAACCTGATGGTCCTGAATAATGTTGAATGGACTCCAGAGAACATTAAGAAAGCTGAGAAAGCTTGCAAGGAGTCCCAGCAGACAGTGTTGATCAAGACCATTGATGTGCGTGTCACAGGAGAGACCACCCTGCAAGGTTGGGGGATGGTGTTAGGCAAGGGGAAGGATAATAGAAGCAAATGACAATAATAGGAACCCTGAATTGGGGGAGGAAGCCTGAGGACGCAGAAAGGCAAGTCATTGCTGTTCTGTCTTGTAGAGGCATTTGGAGCATCTCAGTTAGCTTGGAGGATGGGGATAAGAGATTAAAATTTCAAGGAAAGGAACAAAAAGAGGAATATTTCTGAATTTGCTCATTtgtcccatctcctgcaggaggaAGTAGAAAATACAACAGGCTGGATTCCTGATATTATCCCAACTCCTCGAGGGCCGTGCTTAGAGTCCTCTGGAGGTAAAGTGGAACCTCAGGACAAGACCCCTGCAGGCTTCAGGGCTGCTCCAATGGTCCTCTCTGGCTCCAATACTGCTACCCTAAGGCACCTGCCCCTGGTTGCTATCTTGTTCCTGCAGGGTACACTCTCATGGCTCCTTGCCATGCTGCAGACTGCGGTATGATTCTGTCTCCTTATGCCACCTACTCCCTTATCATGAACTATAGAAACAACCCCTGATATGACCCCTCTAAATGACCTCTGTCTGTGCCACTTCCCATAAACCAAACCATGACACTGAAGGCTCTCAGGTTTTGTCCACAATCACGGTTCAAGTTATTCTTAAAGCTTCAGAACCAATGATATGATCACAAGTTTTTTAAGAAAGTCTGCCTCCAAGTCTGAGTGTTAGATGATGGATTCACTCTCTAAGAATTCTAGTGTCCTGCTTTCTCTCAGATTGATGCTATGAGTAGGATGAGACTTGATTCCAAAGGGAGAGCAAGTAAATCCCTTGGCATGTGCATGGCCCTGGAAAAAGCTATTACTTCTCTTTTCTAATGGTATTTTGTATCCAGTTCTTTCTGAGGCTATAAGTATACTCAAGAGTAAAGGGTAATTTCTCATAAAGGAAGGGCTTCTGTGTACATAGGGAGAAAAATTTGAAGTATCACATTAAAGAGAATTCAACTTGCTTCCTTTGGTAGTCTCTTTCATTTGTGTCTTTGGTCCATGAGAAGCAGCTTGGAAGCCTCTTGAATTGCCAGGTTAAAGCATCTGGAGGCTTTGGTTGCCCCTAATACAACTTTTTATTGTTTATCCATCCATATGTTATATTGCCACATGTAAGTCATTCAGTGTGAAGAGCCTATCTGGGAAGGCAGACTGAACTGAGCTGTGAGGATAAGTAAAAACCAAAGTAGAGAAAAGTAAGTCATTAGCCCCACAGTATAACGCTTGTTCAAGAACTCTACGGGGAAAGAATAAACTAAGTACAAACATTTCATGGAGTTTTAGTGGTTACTGAAGTCCAAGAGAGTGTGCTTACTTGGGATTTTCTGGATGCTATGTCTATTAATTCTTAATTAGATTTAAAATCACGTTGCCAATCTATGAGTTGCCTTGCTCATTATGTAATTGAGAAGTCACCCCTACTCTGGTTGTCCCAAGGTGTTTGGCAGGATCTTAATGCCTTAGTGATCAAGAATATGATTTCAGTAAACTCTATCTCACAGCTCCAATGTCTGTGATCTGACATTGTAGCCCTGCTTCCTGATGGAGTGGTCCCTCTTCTCACACTGGTGACATGTACTGAGGACACAAGAAGTAATAAGCTCATCATTTTGACTGTCATTGGTGGAATATGACAATATTTAAGGCTCTTCACCCTCAGAATCTACAAAAGAACTCAACTCCTGGACTGATTAGAACTACTTCCCAGCCTCATGACATGTAAACAGAACGTCTTGCCACCTTGATCAAAGAGAGTTTTCCAAGTTCATGTCTCTTTAGAGCATCTTCCTAAACCACTTATAGTATTGCCCAACACCAACAATTCAGTAGGCAAACTTTTGAGGAAGTACCAAATCAGATGCTGATGTCCTGGAAGGTGTGGTATAAGGAAACTTTTATGGGTTAGAAATTTTAAACCATGTGGCTCTTAAAATCTATTTTTCACTGGTGTATTTATCTAGGCACACTGAAATATCTTAGACTTCGGATTCAAGGGGGACACTGAGTCAGATTATCCTTTTGTGAAAGAGATTATTAAAAGTTATTGAtatcataaaaatataatgaacaGAGAGCATCATGGCAGGGGTTGAGGCAAGCTCCTTCTTATAGGTTTCAGGGGAGGAACTTTATGTCTCCGAGTTGATGTATAATGATCCATTTACAGCTTGTAGTCAGGGCATCTCTGATTCTAGGAGGAGAGTAGTTGGAGGGTGATCCTGAATTCCTAGCAAGAGAGAAAGGAATCTTGTTAACTTGTGATTTAGAGGATGTGAGATAAGTAGGGAGAAAGGACACATTTAGTGAAGGTGTACTAATTATAGGGGTGGAGGATGTACCATTAGTAGCCCTCTGATGTTTTGAATTGGTAGCCTGGGCCTGGAAACTTCTTTGGAGAAGTGAGAGCTAGGATATCAACTATAACCCGAAACCTGGCAAAATCCCTGAGCTCATTGACAAGCAAGTCTACCTAACAAATGAGCTTCAATTTCAttgagagatcttgtcttaaaaatagGTGGAAAGTGACTAATAAAAACTCTCTATATTGACCTCTGGCATCTACACACATGAAGTTACACATGTATGTGttcccacatgcacatgtgcacaaatacaaaaacatgtacatgttcatatacatcacagacaacaaaacaaactttccAGCCCACAACTCACTCCTAAGTTTGTACTTCCAAAAATGAAGCACATTGGACATCACTTAGTGGAGGTACAAGTAAAGGAGTCCATGACATTCCATGAAGAAAATTATGAGGTTTGGGTTGGAAGGGTCAGGCAAGAGCCATGTAATCCCTAACATAAAGTCTCATCTTTGTTCAAATGGCTGTAACTTGTATGTCAATTTCAAGAAACAAGTATAACTGATGAATCTATGTTCTTCATATGGAGTGCCATTGAATGATCCAAAACATAGTATCTCTGTTATGGCAGGTCAGAAAATCAGAAATATATTTGTAGAAGAGGAAGGGATGTTCAAGCAGAGTAAATCAAAGATTCTGGGGCTGTTGTTGGTATAATTGACCAGTACATGAGGATGGAAATAAGATACACTGTAAACCTAAGGAAGTGGCTTTCAAATTCTCTGGCCTCAGGATCTCTGTGAAGATACCATGACACTTATGTGAATTATACCTGTTAATACTTACTGCATGCAAAATTTAAATTGAGTCACttacaaaatatttcataaatatttattttcattaattaaaaacaacaatatgTCTACTACATGTTAATATAAATAGTATCTTTGTGAAAAATAAGCATATTTTCAAAGGCAAAAACAACGAGTAAGAAGAATGGTATTGTTTTATGTCTTGAGTCTTTTCAATATCTTAATAGCAAAAGCACCTTCATACTGCTTCTATAGTTATCTATTGCAATGCCACATTGAGTCTCTGAAAAATGCCACTATGTACCAGTAAGAGAACAAGAGTAAAAGAGACAAATAACAATTTGGTAttataaaaacagatttttatgcTATTGACTTTACAAAGAGTCTGGGGCACCCACACATTTCATAACTATATTTTGAGAATACTGCTCACACCTTCAATAGTGCCCAACTGGCTAGACTGGGTAATATCTGTGACTCTATTGACAAGGGTAGGATTGATAAGGAAGCAGT belongs to Onychomys torridus chromosome 3, mOncTor1.1, whole genome shotgun sequence and includes:
- the LOC118579238 gene encoding DBH-like monooxygenase protein 2, whose translation is MACVLLFRLLLLWGLATFAQGKRLGPTSPLRYSRFLDPSHSVFLSWDFDYETEIITFELQVQTTGWVGLGITNRYTFVGSDLVVGGVLPDGNVYFSDQHLLDEDTLEQDGSQDAELLKLIEDSVSTTMRFSRPFRSCDPHDHDITSDTMRVLAAYGLDDIPKMNRERTFVKSIFLLQMLQYGDEDVPEDTIIYDLKISNFLIPEDDTTYACTFLPLPIVSKKHHIYKFEPMLVERNETMVHHILVYACGNASVLPAGIGECYGSDPAFSLCSHVIAGWAVGGLSYQFPDDVGISIGTPLDPQWIRLEVHYSNFQNLPGIYDTSGIRLYYTSHLRKYDMGVLQLGISVFPIHFIPPGAEAFLSYGLCKTEKFEEMNGAPVSDIYVYGYLIHTHLAGRSLQAVQYRNGTQLQVICKDYSYDFNLQETRDLPRPAVIKPGDELLIECNYQTLDRDAMTFGGASTINEMCLVFFFYYPRINISSCLGYPDIIYVTNELGEEASENPMENLMVLNNVEWTPENIKKAEKACKESQQTVLIKTIDEEVENTTGWIPDIIPTPRGPCLESSGGKVEPQDKTPAGFRAAPMVLSGSNTATLRHLPLVAILFLQGTLSWLLAMLQTAV